A DNA window from Ornithinimicrobium humiphilum contains the following coding sequences:
- a CDS encoding DUF4193 domain-containing protein: MATDYDAPRKTDDELSEDSIEELKARRNDKSSGSVDVDETEQAEGFELPGADLSNEELSVHVLPRQQDEFTCSRCFLVHHRSQLAKEVGGLPVCTECAA, encoded by the coding sequence ATGGCGACGGACTACGACGCCCCGCGCAAGACTGACGACGAGCTCAGCGAGGATTCGATCGAGGAGCTCAAGGCTCGTCGCAACGACAAGTCGTCCGGCAGCGTCGACGTCGACGAGACCGAGCAGGCCGAGGGCTTCGAGCTCCCGGGGGCCGACCTGTCCAACGAGGAGCTGTCGGTGCACGTGCTGCCCCGTCAGCAGGACGAGTTCACCTGCTCGCGCTGCTTCCTGGTGCACCACCGCAGCCAGCTGGCCAAGGAGGTCGGCGGTCTGCCGGTCTGCACCGAGTGTGCGGCCTGA
- a CDS encoding ferrochelatase, translated as MTLPTGAQPPTDPVEPRPEAVPAGPEGTPADGPATDPVADATDEVVAELEEQLDREDDTRLEPYQAIVLTSFGGPEGPEEVMPFLRRVTAGRGIPDERLAEVAEHYLHFGGKSPINDQNRALIDALRAELQRREISLPVLFGNRNSEPFLADTLRQAHEEGMTRLLAVTTSAYSSYSSCRQYREDIAAAIDELAREGRTVAVDKIRQYWNHPGFSRANVRLVTEAVRGVLESGATPHLVFVTHSLPIAMDDTSGPGDDEGNLYSTQHLQLADAITGEVEATLGVSLEHDLTYCSRSGPPSQPWLEPDVNDHLRFLAERGATSVVLAPIGFVSDHMEVVFDLDTEAVETAEELGLQMVRVPTVGTDAEFVSGLVDLVLERAAEARGEQVVMPCWPGNEPRPSVCLPGCCPNLRVSKPAACGMD; from the coding sequence GTGACCCTCCCCACCGGCGCCCAGCCGCCCACCGACCCCGTCGAGCCCCGCCCCGAGGCCGTCCCCGCCGGCCCCGAGGGCACCCCTGCGGACGGTCCCGCCACCGACCCCGTCGCCGACGCGACCGACGAGGTCGTCGCCGAGCTGGAGGAGCAGCTGGACCGCGAGGACGACACCCGGCTCGAGCCCTACCAGGCGATCGTGCTCACCTCCTTCGGCGGCCCCGAGGGGCCCGAGGAGGTCATGCCCTTCCTGCGCCGGGTGACCGCCGGCCGCGGGATCCCCGACGAGCGCCTCGCCGAGGTCGCCGAGCACTACCTGCACTTCGGCGGCAAGAGCCCGATCAACGACCAGAACCGCGCGCTCATCGACGCGCTCCGGGCCGAGCTGCAGCGGCGGGAGATCTCGCTGCCGGTGCTCTTCGGCAACCGCAACTCCGAGCCCTTCCTCGCCGATACCCTCCGTCAGGCGCACGAGGAGGGGATGACCCGCCTGCTGGCCGTCACGACCAGCGCCTACTCCAGCTACTCCTCGTGCCGGCAGTACCGCGAGGACATCGCCGCGGCGATCGACGAACTGGCCCGGGAGGGCCGCACGGTGGCGGTCGACAAGATCCGTCAGTACTGGAACCACCCCGGCTTCTCGCGCGCCAACGTCCGCCTCGTCACCGAGGCCGTCCGTGGCGTCCTCGAGTCGGGCGCGACGCCCCACCTCGTCTTCGTGACACACTCGTTGCCGATCGCCATGGACGACACCTCCGGCCCGGGCGATGACGAGGGCAACCTCTACTCCACCCAGCACCTGCAGCTCGCCGACGCCATCACCGGCGAGGTCGAGGCGACCCTCGGTGTCTCCCTCGAGCACGACCTCACCTACTGCTCCCGCTCCGGTCCGCCCAGCCAGCCGTGGCTGGAGCCGGACGTCAACGACCACCTGCGGTTCCTCGCCGAGCGCGGTGCCACCTCCGTGGTCCTGGCGCCGATCGGCTTCGTCTCCGACCACATGGAGGTCGTCTTCGACCTCGACACCGAGGCGGTTGAGACCGCCGAGGAGCTCGGCCTGCAGATGGTGCGGGTGCCCACGGTCGGCACCGACGCGGAGTTCGTCTCCGGTCTGGTCGACCTCGTCCTGGAGCGCGCGGCGGAGGCCCGCGGCGAGCAGGTGGTCATGCCGTGCTGGCCCGGCAACGAGCCGCGCCCCTCGGTCTGCCTGCCGGGCTGCTGCCCGAACCTGCGGGTGAGCAAGCCGGCCGCGTGCGGGATGGACTAA
- a CDS encoding DUF3710 domain-containing protein, producing the protein MALFGRKKSQPLPDDVEELETPARPQPAEGEPGVDRDWDRASDGPYDVSEWPDLDGRVDLGALRVPAVQGMQMRLDLEQGTGRVVGVTLGFGASQAQLQVFAAPRTMGLWDELRPDIARGLVDAGGAAEIVEGMMGKEIRARMPGRAPDGRVAFQPARFLGIDGPRWFLRVVVNGPAATDDTQLRPVLAYVRQAVVRRGDEPRPPRELLELTAPAGVVEAAAKQAQARREAAQRAAAEQAAPATAVLRTGDATGVAGIAPGAEPGRHRAPAPAPEAPQDGVPKAPNKPEFT; encoded by the coding sequence GTGGCACTGTTTGGCCGGAAGAAGAGCCAGCCGCTCCCCGACGACGTCGAGGAGCTCGAGACACCCGCACGCCCGCAGCCGGCCGAGGGGGAGCCCGGGGTCGACCGCGACTGGGACCGCGCCTCCGACGGCCCCTACGACGTGAGCGAGTGGCCCGACCTGGACGGCCGTGTCGACCTCGGTGCGCTGAGGGTCCCGGCCGTGCAGGGTATGCAGATGCGCCTGGACCTCGAGCAGGGCACCGGCCGCGTGGTCGGGGTGACCCTCGGTTTCGGCGCCTCGCAGGCCCAGCTCCAGGTCTTCGCCGCTCCGCGCACCATGGGTCTGTGGGACGAGCTGCGTCCCGACATCGCCCGCGGCCTGGTCGACGCCGGCGGCGCGGCCGAGATCGTCGAGGGGATGATGGGCAAGGAGATCCGGGCCCGGATGCCCGGGCGCGCCCCCGACGGTCGCGTGGCCTTCCAGCCGGCCCGCTTCCTCGGCATCGACGGCCCCCGCTGGTTCCTGCGCGTCGTCGTCAACGGCCCGGCCGCGACCGACGACACCCAGCTGCGCCCGGTCCTCGCCTACGTCCGGCAGGCGGTCGTCCGCCGCGGCGACGAGCCGCGCCCGCCCCGCGAGCTGCTCGAGCTGACCGCGCCGGCCGGGGTCGTCGAGGCCGCCGCCAAGCAGGCCCAGGCCCGCCGCGAGGCCGCCCAGCGGGCCGCCGCCGAGCAGGCCGCCCCCGCCACCGCGGTCCTGCGCACCGGCGACGCCACGGGCGTCGCGGGCATCGCCCCCGGTGCCGAGCCCGGGCGCCACCGCGCTCCTGCCCCGGCGCCCGAGGCGCCGCAGGACGGCGTGCCGAAGGCGCCGAACAAGCCCGAGTTCACGTGA
- a CDS encoding inositol monophosphatase family protein: MGDPTLVPDGQRATLEQLAVDLAVEAALFVHGGRPQDLDVQHTKSTDLDVVTVMDERSEALLRERLAVARPDDAILGEEGSGVSAGTSGLTWVIDPIDGTVNYLYDLPTYSVSVAVVVGDPTRAGAWAPVAGAVANPSTGEVFSARAGGGSRLRRIGSGGLDPTVEPEVLRATDVDDLGSVLLATGFAYDRERRQGQAAVMADLLPRVRDLRRLGSAALDLCHVGAGRLDGYYEWGIHPWDFAAGVLVATEAGAVVSGLEEGSPPSRAMVVAAGPTTHRLLVGELRELGAGHPSLTADELVE, from the coding sequence ATGGGCGACCCCACGCTCGTCCCCGACGGCCAGCGCGCGACGCTCGAGCAGCTCGCCGTCGACCTCGCCGTGGAGGCGGCGCTCTTCGTCCACGGCGGTCGGCCGCAGGACCTCGACGTCCAGCACACCAAGTCGACCGACCTCGACGTCGTCACCGTCATGGACGAGCGGTCCGAGGCCCTGCTGCGCGAGCGGCTCGCGGTGGCCCGCCCCGACGACGCCATCCTCGGGGAGGAGGGCTCGGGCGTCTCCGCCGGCACGAGCGGCCTGACGTGGGTGATCGACCCGATCGACGGCACCGTCAACTACCTCTACGACCTGCCCACCTACTCCGTCTCCGTGGCCGTCGTCGTGGGCGACCCGACGAGGGCCGGGGCGTGGGCACCCGTCGCCGGAGCGGTGGCCAACCCGTCGACCGGCGAGGTCTTCTCCGCCCGGGCCGGCGGCGGCTCGCGCCTGCGGCGGATCGGCTCGGGCGGTCTCGACCCGACCGTCGAGCCGGAGGTGCTGCGCGCGACCGACGTCGACGACCTCGGCTCGGTGCTGCTCGCCACCGGGTTCGCCTACGACCGGGAGCGTCGGCAGGGGCAGGCCGCCGTGATGGCCGACCTGCTGCCGCGGGTGCGTGACCTGCGGCGGCTGGGCTCGGCCGCCCTCGACCTGTGCCACGTGGGCGCGGGCCGGCTCGACGGCTACTACGAGTGGGGCATCCACCCGTGGGACTTCGCCGCCGGCGTGCTGGTCGCCACCGAGGCGGGCGCCGTCGTGTCCGGGCTCGAGGAGGGCAGCCCGCCCTCCCGGGCGATGGTGGTCGCGGCGGGCCCGACGACGCACCGGTTGCTGGTCGGGGAGCTGCGGGAGCTGGGTGCGGGACACCCCTCGCTGACCGCCGACGAGCTCGTCGAGTAG
- a CDS encoding trimeric intracellular cation channel family protein, whose product MLTAHADLSLALDVIGIFAFAVSGGLVGVRARFDLFGIAVLAWITGLGGGIIRDVLLGDVPPRGIHDPWYLGTVLAASVAAVLAQPMLTDLSRRRPRLRVQLIGRAVKYLDAVGLAVFAVSGALKALAWGAPPLACILVGAVTAVGGGALRDVLAGQVPEVLRREVYAVPALIGATVVVVAASMDALTSVVAWAAVVLVLGIRVAAILLDLQVPTAPRQGASP is encoded by the coding sequence ATGCTGACCGCCCACGCCGACCTGAGTCTCGCCCTGGACGTCATCGGCATCTTCGCCTTCGCCGTGTCCGGCGGGCTGGTCGGCGTGCGGGCCCGGTTCGACCTCTTCGGGATCGCCGTGCTGGCCTGGATCACCGGGCTCGGGGGCGGGATCATCCGTGACGTCCTCCTCGGTGACGTCCCGCCGCGCGGCATCCACGACCCCTGGTACCTCGGCACCGTCCTCGCCGCCAGCGTCGCGGCCGTCCTGGCCCAGCCGATGCTCACGGACCTCTCCCGCCGACGTCCGCGGCTGCGGGTCCAGCTCATCGGCCGCGCGGTCAAGTACCTCGACGCCGTGGGCCTGGCCGTCTTCGCCGTCTCCGGCGCCCTCAAGGCCCTCGCCTGGGGTGCGCCACCGCTGGCGTGCATCCTCGTCGGCGCCGTGACCGCCGTGGGCGGCGGCGCCCTCCGCGACGTGCTCGCCGGGCAGGTGCCCGAGGTGCTCCGCCGCGAGGTGTATGCCGTGCCCGCCCTGATCGGCGCGACCGTCGTGGTCGTCGCCGCCTCCATGGACGCGCTGACCTCGGTCGTGGCCTGGGCGGCCGTCGTCCTGGTCCTCGGCATCCGCGTCGCCGCCATCCTTCTCGACCTGCAGGTCCCCACCGCCCCACGACAAGGAGCATCCCCGTGA
- a CDS encoding class I SAM-dependent RNA methyltransferase, which yields MTTGPAVPEVGDVLTVTVGPVAHGGFCVARREEDGLVLFVRHTLPGEIVRATVTETGSRFVRADATEVLEASPARVVPPCPFSGPGRCGGCDWQHASLEEQRRLKAQVVQGQLRRLAGLVLDDVACEPVPGDVDGLRWRTRVEFAVTRDDAGERVPGLRLHRSHEVLPVTDCLIADERIARSGVLGAPVPDGVVGVDVVAPGRGEAVVVPLGMPRAPSRDRRRGHRGGPGQPGRDHRRGRREPAPVPLGPVPEVTERVGDHEFTLSARGFWQVHPGAATTFTDQVLAWLDPQPGERALDLYAGVGLFAVPLAERVGLTGSVRAVEADREAAAAAERHLTSYPWARAVAKPTEAALADLVAAGERADVVVLDPPRTGAGRAVVEAVAALSPRAVVYVACDPAALARDVGTAREHGLELVDLRVLDAFPMTHHMECLALLRPVR from the coding sequence GTGACCACCGGCCCGGCCGTCCCCGAGGTCGGCGACGTCCTCACGGTGACGGTCGGCCCGGTCGCCCACGGCGGATTCTGCGTCGCCCGGCGCGAGGAGGACGGCCTCGTCCTCTTCGTCCGGCACACCCTGCCCGGCGAGATCGTCCGCGCGACGGTGACCGAGACCGGCAGCCGCTTCGTCCGTGCCGACGCCACCGAGGTGCTGGAGGCCTCGCCCGCCCGCGTGGTGCCCCCGTGCCCGTTCTCCGGACCCGGCCGCTGCGGCGGCTGCGACTGGCAGCACGCGAGTCTCGAGGAGCAGCGCCGGCTCAAGGCGCAGGTCGTCCAGGGGCAGCTCCGCCGGCTCGCCGGACTGGTGCTCGACGACGTCGCGTGCGAGCCCGTCCCGGGCGACGTGGACGGGCTGCGCTGGCGCACCCGCGTGGAGTTCGCGGTCACCAGGGACGACGCGGGGGAGCGCGTGCCGGGCCTGCGCCTGCACCGCTCCCACGAGGTGCTGCCCGTCACCGACTGCCTCATCGCCGATGAGCGCATCGCCAGGAGCGGCGTGCTGGGCGCCCCCGTGCCGGACGGCGTCGTCGGTGTCGACGTCGTCGCACCCGGTCGGGGCGAGGCCGTCGTCGTGCCCCTGGGTATGCCGCGTGCCCCCTCCCGCGACCGACGCCGCGGGCACCGTGGCGGCCCGGGCCAGCCCGGACGCGACCACCGCCGGGGACGGCGCGAGCCCGCGCCCGTGCCGCTCGGCCCGGTGCCCGAGGTGACCGAGCGCGTCGGCGACCACGAGTTCACCCTCTCGGCCCGCGGCTTCTGGCAGGTGCATCCCGGTGCGGCGACGACCTTCACCGACCAGGTGCTCGCGTGGCTCGACCCGCAGCCGGGGGAGCGGGCGCTGGACCTCTACGCCGGCGTCGGCCTCTTCGCCGTGCCGCTGGCCGAGCGGGTCGGTCTGACCGGCTCGGTCCGGGCCGTGGAGGCCGACCGCGAGGCGGCGGCCGCCGCCGAGCGCCACCTCACGTCATACCCCTGGGCCCGGGCGGTCGCCAAGCCGACCGAGGCCGCCCTCGCCGACCTCGTCGCCGCGGGGGAGCGGGCCGACGTGGTCGTGCTCGACCCGCCCCGGACCGGCGCCGGCCGTGCCGTCGTCGAGGCGGTCGCCGCCCTGTCGCCGCGGGCGGTCGTCTACGTCGCCTGCGACCCCGCCGCGCTGGCCCGGGACGTGGGCACCGCCCGCGAGCACGGTCTCGAGCTGGTGGACCTGCGCGTCCTCGACGCCTTCCCGATGACCCACCACATGGAGTGCCTCGCGCTGCTGCGCCCCGTGCGCTGA
- a CDS encoding DUF3159 domain-containing protein, whose amino-acid sequence MSTGAAPAEVTVEQVIRQRVSDALGGWYGSLETALPTIAFVLTWVVFDDVRTAVAAAAVLLVVLAVVRHFVGGGWRYLGSAVLATALAAFFALRSGQAEDAFLPGIITSAAYGVAAVVSILVRWPLVGFIVAIGDPEFAERPAQWRRDKGLVRVCSRLTWVLVALFALRVAIMLPLYLAAEVAWLGAAKVALGWPAYLLAIVVMGLMLAKGRTPQTDDGPDDVTERMLAAHLEHEGEHPAEGGRPS is encoded by the coding sequence GTGAGCACGGGGGCGGCGCCCGCCGAGGTCACCGTCGAGCAGGTGATCCGCCAGCGGGTCAGCGACGCGCTGGGCGGCTGGTACGGCTCGCTCGAGACGGCGCTGCCGACCATCGCCTTCGTTCTCACCTGGGTGGTCTTCGACGACGTCCGCACCGCCGTGGCGGCCGCGGCCGTGCTGCTCGTGGTCCTCGCCGTCGTGCGGCACTTCGTCGGGGGCGGCTGGCGCTACCTCGGCTCCGCCGTGCTGGCGACCGCCCTGGCGGCCTTCTTCGCGCTGCGCTCGGGCCAGGCCGAGGACGCCTTCCTGCCCGGCATCATCACCAGCGCCGCCTACGGCGTCGCCGCCGTGGTGTCGATCCTGGTCCGCTGGCCGCTCGTCGGCTTCATCGTCGCCATCGGCGACCCGGAGTTCGCCGAGCGCCCGGCCCAGTGGCGCCGCGACAAGGGCCTCGTGCGGGTCTGCAGCCGTCTGACCTGGGTGCTCGTGGCGCTCTTCGCGCTCCGCGTCGCCATCATGCTCCCGCTCTACCTGGCCGCCGAGGTGGCCTGGCTCGGAGCGGCCAAGGTCGCGCTCGGCTGGCCGGCCTACCTGCTCGCGATCGTCGTCATGGGCCTCATGCTGGCCAAGGGACGGACCCCGCAGACCGACGACGGTCCGGACGACGTCACCGAGCGGATGCTGGCTGCGCACCTCGAGCACGAGGGCGAGCACCCCGCCGAGGGCGGGCGCCCGTCGTGA
- the sepH gene encoding septation protein SepH, which translates to MQELEFTELDESGRLVVVAEDGSRYVVPVDDRLRAALRRRPPSESGGTTSASATPREIQSMIRAGQTAEEVAAATGWELERVRRFEGPVIAEREHVVGLAKAAHVRAQGRTDGSHTLERRVRERLQSRGVSPAETRWDAARTSAHGPWTVVVTFPAGGRERQATWHYGVQDRSIDALDDEARWLSEDEQALPGGLAGHPLLGGSHVEDEAADLMATMRERRQARGRRRRSEPVREDRPRPTGGIDNEPLPLEDLDYDPQRMGDPPAAHPRGSAPESPTPVAAPVVDDAAEEVEDEGRAASSRSRRERRRLRIPKLPPVPGEPEDEDTGTDDAELSYARTRDPQEVSFEEFFGTDEELLEVGDDELLVAEEEVLVVEDEVVVEVDDAPDVPDLAPDVPEDLEPDVPDVADEDPDVPEDLEPDMPDETPEASDDAPDEPEDRSAGQSGRRKGRPSVPSWDDIMFGGGGTRRRG; encoded by the coding sequence ATGCAGGAGCTGGAGTTCACGGAGCTGGACGAGAGCGGCCGTCTCGTGGTCGTCGCCGAGGACGGGTCGCGCTACGTCGTGCCCGTCGACGACCGCCTGCGCGCCGCGCTGCGCCGGCGTCCCCCGTCGGAGTCGGGTGGCACGACGTCGGCGTCGGCGACCCCGCGCGAGATCCAGTCCATGATCCGGGCCGGGCAGACCGCCGAGGAGGTGGCCGCGGCGACCGGGTGGGAGCTGGAGCGGGTCCGCCGCTTCGAGGGCCCGGTCATCGCCGAGCGCGAGCACGTCGTCGGGCTGGCCAAGGCCGCCCACGTCCGCGCCCAGGGCCGCACCGACGGGTCCCACACCCTCGAGCGCCGGGTGCGCGAGCGGCTCCAGAGCCGCGGGGTCTCCCCCGCCGAGACCCGCTGGGACGCGGCCCGGACGTCTGCCCACGGGCCCTGGACGGTCGTCGTGACCTTCCCCGCCGGCGGCCGCGAGCGGCAGGCGACCTGGCACTACGGCGTGCAGGACCGCTCGATCGACGCGCTGGACGACGAGGCGCGCTGGCTGAGCGAGGACGAGCAGGCCCTGCCCGGCGGCCTTGCCGGGCACCCGCTGCTCGGGGGCAGCCACGTCGAGGACGAGGCGGCCGACCTCATGGCGACCATGCGCGAGCGTCGCCAGGCCCGGGGCCGGCGTCGCCGCTCCGAGCCGGTCCGCGAGGACCGTCCCCGCCCGACGGGCGGCATCGACAACGAGCCGCTCCCCCTCGAGGACCTGGACTACGACCCGCAACGCATGGGCGACCCGCCGGCCGCCCACCCGCGGGGCTCCGCTCCGGAGTCCCCGACGCCCGTCGCGGCGCCCGTGGTCGACGACGCCGCCGAGGAGGTGGAGGACGAGGGCCGCGCCGCGTCCTCCCGGAGCCGTCGTGAGCGTCGCCGGCTGCGCATCCCCAAGCTGCCGCCCGTGCCCGGCGAGCCCGAGGACGAGGACACCGGCACCGACGACGCCGAGCTCTCCTACGCCCGCACGCGGGACCCGCAGGAGGTCAGCTTCGAGGAGTTCTTCGGCACCGACGAGGAGCTGCTCGAGGTCGGCGACGACGAGCTGCTCGTCGCCGAGGAGGAGGTGCTCGTCGTCGAGGACGAGGTCGTCGTCGAGGTGGACGACGCCCCGGACGTGCCGGACCTGGCTCCCGACGTGCCGGAGGACCTCGAGCCCGACGTGCCGGACGTCGCCGACGAGGATCCCGACGTGCCGGAGGACCTCGAGCCCGACATGCCGGACGAGACACCCGAGGCGTCCGACGACGCCCCGGACGAGCCCGAGGACCGCTCCGCCGGCCAGTCCGGCCGCCGCAAGGGCCGCCCGAGCGTCCCGAGCTGGGACGACATCATGTTCGGCGGTGGCGGCACCCGCCGGCGCGGCTGA
- a CDS encoding thymidine kinase: MAELVFFTGTMDCGKSTLALQMDHTHSTRGRSGLLFTQHDRSGEAVLSSRLGLTKSAFEVRDDLDLWEFVVEQVTSGVRVDYLVCDEAQFYTPDQVEQLARLVDEMGIDVFAFGITADFRTELFPGSRRLIELADRTEQLQVRALCWCGKAATVNARVVDGVMVVEGEQVVVGDVAGSEGTTPLVEYEMLCRRHYMRRMNASAARAQALSPDVLPFDLDLCPIPGPPGGRPSAEG, encoded by the coding sequence GTGGCTGAGCTCGTCTTCTTCACCGGGACCATGGACTGCGGGAAGTCGACCCTGGCTCTCCAGATGGATCACACCCACTCGACCCGGGGTCGCTCCGGCCTGCTGTTCACCCAGCACGACCGGTCCGGCGAGGCGGTGCTGTCCTCCCGGCTGGGCCTGACCAAGTCGGCCTTCGAGGTCCGCGACGACCTCGACCTGTGGGAGTTCGTCGTCGAGCAGGTCACGAGCGGGGTGCGCGTGGACTACCTCGTCTGCGACGAGGCGCAGTTCTACACCCCCGACCAGGTCGAGCAGCTCGCCCGGCTGGTCGACGAGATGGGGATCGACGTCTTCGCCTTCGGCATCACCGCCGACTTCCGCACCGAGCTCTTCCCCGGGTCGCGCCGGCTCATCGAGCTCGCCGACCGCACCGAGCAGCTGCAGGTCCGCGCGCTGTGCTGGTGCGGCAAGGCCGCCACCGTCAACGCGCGCGTCGTCGACGGCGTCATGGTCGTCGAGGGCGAGCAGGTGGTCGTCGGCGACGTCGCCGGGTCCGAGGGCACCACCCCGCTGGTCGAGTACGAGATGCTCTGCCGCCGCCACTACATGCGCCGGATGAACGCCTCCGCCGCCCGTGCCCAGGCCCTCTCCCCCGACGTCCTGCCCTTCGACCTCGACCTGTGCCCGATCCCCGGCCCTCCGGGCGGGCGCCCGAGCGCCGAGGGCTGA
- the dut gene encoding dUTP diphosphatase, which produces MPEPLRIALRLLDPDLPVPRQARPDDAGVDLHAREDRTLAPGERALVPTGVALAIPAGHAGFVHPRSGLAARHGISIVNAPGTVDAGYRGEILVNLVNTDTTESVTVRRGDRIAQLVVQQVVTPVFDVVDELPPSERGTGGHGHTGTGSAYPDPHRPKD; this is translated from the coding sequence ATGCCTGAACCCCTCCGGATCGCCCTGCGCCTCCTCGACCCCGACCTGCCCGTGCCGCGGCAGGCCCGGCCCGACGACGCGGGCGTGGACCTGCACGCGCGCGAGGACCGCACCCTGGCCCCCGGCGAGCGGGCCCTGGTCCCGACCGGCGTGGCCCTCGCCATCCCGGCGGGCCACGCGGGCTTCGTGCACCCCCGGTCCGGCCTGGCGGCCCGGCACGGCATCTCCATCGTCAACGCCCCGGGCACCGTGGACGCCGGCTACCGCGGCGAGATCCTGGTGAACCTGGTCAACACCGACACGACCGAGAGCGTCACCGTGCGGCGCGGGGACCGCATCGCGCAGCTGGTCGTGCAGCAGGTGGTCACGCCCGTCTTCGACGTCGTCGACGAGCTGCCGCCGTCCGAGCGCGGGACCGGTGGGCACGGCCACACCGGCACCGGCTCCGCCTACCCCGATCCCCATCGACCGAAGGACTGA
- a CDS encoding alkaline phosphatase family protein produces MAAGPTAEDAGAPAGDVVARAAETYKPPGPGEGLPSVLPAALVALGADLPHDIPAPTWALPETRRVVVVLVDGLGARQLERRTGHAPFLRTLASPVADAHCGFPSTTSTSLTSLGTGRRAGDHGIIGWQTALRGDRLFNHLGWREGPDPHSYQPLRTLLQEAGRANVTATTVSRTAFETSGFTRAALRGGGYLPADTAEERTAGVLRALAEAGRRGRALVYAYWDEVDKAGHVHGPDTLEWGEAVEAVDAFVAGLAEQAPEGTVIVVTSDHGMVEAPVAERRDLAIDPVLDEGVRLLAGEPRAPQAWCRRGAVDDVVATWRDELGDDALVLRREEAIEAGWFGPVREGYAERIGEVVAAMLGRATVLDSRLLRPEVLRLRGHHGSITEAETAVPLLVHQV; encoded by the coding sequence GTGGCGGCAGGACCGACGGCCGAGGACGCCGGCGCCCCCGCGGGCGACGTCGTGGCCCGCGCGGCGGAGACCTACAAGCCGCCCGGGCCGGGGGAGGGCCTGCCGTCCGTGCTGCCCGCCGCCCTCGTGGCGCTGGGCGCGGACCTTCCCCACGACATACCTGCTCCGACGTGGGCGCTGCCGGAGACCCGGCGGGTCGTCGTCGTGCTCGTCGACGGGCTCGGCGCACGGCAGCTCGAGCGCCGGACCGGCCACGCCCCGTTCCTGCGGACCCTCGCCTCACCCGTCGCGGACGCGCACTGCGGCTTCCCCTCGACGACGTCGACGAGCCTGACCAGCCTCGGCACCGGGCGCCGCGCCGGCGACCACGGCATCATCGGCTGGCAGACCGCCCTGCGCGGCGACCGGCTCTTCAACCACCTCGGGTGGCGCGAGGGGCCCGACCCGCACAGCTACCAGCCGCTGCGCACGCTGCTGCAGGAGGCCGGGCGCGCCAACGTCACCGCCACCACGGTCTCGCGGACGGCGTTCGAGACCTCGGGCTTCACCCGGGCCGCGCTGCGGGGCGGCGGCTACCTCCCCGCCGACACGGCCGAGGAGCGCACCGCCGGCGTGCTGCGCGCCCTCGCCGAGGCCGGGCGGCGCGGCCGCGCGCTCGTCTACGCCTACTGGGACGAGGTCGACAAGGCCGGGCACGTGCACGGTCCCGACACGCTCGAGTGGGGCGAGGCCGTGGAAGCGGTCGACGCCTTCGTCGCCGGCCTGGCCGAGCAGGCGCCGGAGGGCACCGTGATCGTCGTGACCTCCGACCACGGCATGGTCGAGGCCCCCGTGGCCGAGCGTCGCGACCTCGCCATCGATCCCGTGCTCGACGAGGGGGTGCGCCTCCTGGCCGGGGAGCCCCGTGCGCCGCAGGCCTGGTGCCGCCGGGGAGCCGTCGACGACGTCGTCGCGACCTGGCGCGATGAGCTCGGGGACGACGCGCTCGTGCTGCGGCGCGAGGAGGCGATCGAGGCGGGCTGGTTCGGCCCCGTGCGCGAGGGCTACGCCGAGCGCATCGGCGAGGTGGTCGCGGCCATGCTGGGCCGGGCGACCGTGCTGGACTCCCGGCTGCTGCGCCCCGAGGTGCTGCGGCTCCGCGGGCACCACGGCAGCATCACCGAGGCCGAGACGGCCGTCCCGCTGCTGGTGCACCAGGTCTGA